The Acropora muricata isolate sample 2 chromosome 4, ASM3666990v1, whole genome shotgun sequence genome contains the following window.
AGTAATTTTTTCAAGCAAAACTGATCAAAggtttgttttaaaaaacaaaatttaacgaTCCGTTCGTGTTTTAACTTAGTCGTGCGCTCGTCACTTTTTTCTTTGACCAATCGACGCTAAGCTAAAGTTACCAGTGTTTGGAATTTGCCTGTTTCATGTACATTGAGCAAATGTTTCTTGGCCAGTTTAATTGTAAGGTCATTTTTTCCCTTGGTCGTTCCAACTGCAGTAAATATCCGCTGCGGCAGCAATTCACGCAATTATGAAGCTTTTTGAAAGATAATCTGTGCCACAGTAATCCACCTGTTTGATGTCAATCAGTCTTCCGTACAGGATAATTGCTTTGCAAAATCAGAAAAGAGCAGAAAAAGTTGTTACAGTGACAACTTCGGTAACTCGAACTCAGGTAACTCTCAGCCGCGCTAAGTCGATTAAAGTACCATTTCCCTAGGATTTTACCCCACTTTTCAGTCACCCGCGGACAAAACGAATTAATCTCTTGATTAGAATTTATCCTGCTAACTCGAATTCTGTTTCTTGCAATTGCAATTAACCACGGATGCCATTCAATTAGCTCATACTGAAAGCTTgaaaaaatgtgtaaattggGCGAAACTGAGTTAAAAACTGAATTTCAAACAGCTTTATTATCAAATGCATAATCGTGTAATTGTTTTTAACGAGATATAAACATAAATTTGCACTTGACTGTATACTGAAAAATCAGTAAACTATCAACTATTAACAtggcaaattgaatattcaatATACCCCACCGAATAACTCGATTTCCCGTCAAATCTAGCTGTTTGCCGTTTCCATTTCATTCAGAGTGAACGGGGTTCTACGGTATGAACTTGCAAAAACTACGAGAGAAGGACTCAGTGAAATAGTTTTCGAAGTGAACCCTGTTCGATAAAAAGTCATTTGTAAATGAAGACACTAGTGGACAGTTTTAGGACGCTTGAGTGAAAGCATTTGCCTAATTGAGCCCCTAGAAATTTTGCAGCAGATGTCTCTTCTCTTCGATTATATTTGATCTTTCGGTCCAGCTGAAACAATGAAGCACTTCCCCTTGAAGAAACCTTATTATCACGGTACGAATAATTGGCTATCTTTGCATCGAGGTCAACTAAAATCAACTCAGACACAAAATCATTGCTGCTGGCAAACAAACGTCCCGTCCTGCCTTTTATTTCCAGAGAAGGGAGCCAGCCTAATTTCTAGACTTAGTTCTTATATCATGGTCACTATGttacaaaaattgatgatggAGGAGAAGACGAAGAAGGAGATACTGCTTGGATCTTCATTGGATTAATCTCAAAAGTCCCCACTATGCCGAATTTTTATCAAACTGAACGAGCTTCAGTAACGGTACTTTCTCGAGCGTGTTCCTGGGATTCGCCTGGGAAGAACCGGGAACAGCGGAAACTTGTGAGCTGCCTCTTGGTTGGGTCGTTTTCCACCTTCTGAAACCTGAATAAACAGGGGAAAAAAAGTATATGGTCACCACCCGAAGACACAGTCTCGGTCTTGATGGTAGTGGATAAATGAGGAGTGGAGCGGCCAGGAAACTGGGGCAAGTAACGTGAGAAACGTGCTTTCTCGTGGTTTCGTTGTGCACTTATTCGAGATGCATATTGCACTAATACATCACTAGACTTGAATCACTGGCCAGCGATGCACTAGAGGATTTCAGGCATACGCCAAGTATATATACGAGCCAATCCTCGATTTCCAAGTAGTCGGTGACTTGCATGTTTACCAGAAAAGCCAATTTTTCGTGATTCCacgatgttttttttctcattgtcgAAGGATAACAGCCTGGAAACAAAGTTGAATTTACCCACCGCAGTCTTCAGTCCGACCAACCCGCAATCAGTCACTTACGTAAAGTGGTCCtatttttttaggctttttaaACTAGTGGGGCACAGCTTCAGCCGAGGAAAACGTCCGGTGATAACTCAAGATTTCACGCGTTAACAACAGAAAACGGTCGCATAAGTGCTCTCTCGGGAATTGCCAGGTTAAAAATCTTCAGAAACCCGAGCTGCTATCTTATATATTTCACTTCCAATCCTCCAAACGTAGCAACATCAATTGAATTAAAATGTATTAAGTTAAGCTAAAATAATGAACCTCTTCTTTTGtcttgttattccttttggTGGCCGCAAAACAAGCCTCGCACCTCACAGCGTCCTCGTGTTTAATGCTTTTGGCAGGCGCCGAGTAAACGTGACCTAACAACGTGTAAGCAAACGCCAAATAACAAACACTTGTACAACCTCAGCGATTTTCCAGAATTTCTCAATGACATCGTTTAAGTGCCACAaaacccccaatttttttttcacataaataAACTTTGGCTACCTCCGTGATTACTTTGGCGAAAAAGTGTTTTTGCTTTGATTCTTCCTTTGGATATTGTACATTTTCAAAGTTAGGGAGCTGGGCGCTTTTTTGGCCCATGGACGACAATGCAGGAGAATGGGACTAGGttactgtgtgacttcatacaTTTGCGAAACAAGCACAAACAACGTCCAACGTCCTTGCTTTGAAAGGGTACAACATCTGAAAGAAAACTCTAGGGCCAAAAATGCTTTCGCCAAACTAATCAGTGCAGTATCGAAAGtttctttatttgaaaaaaatgtttaggTTTTATAGCACTTTAAATCGTCGAATCCCGTTAAGTTATTACAGAAGCTTTCTACATAGAATGTCACAACACATATATTTGTATTAAAGAGTGTGATGAACTATTCAGCCGACGAAGGGGCCTAAATGCAGTCTGTCGGCCGAAACTTTGAGCTTGTCGAGTTTCTCGGAAGCCCATTCTCAAAGTTGACAGAAAAGAGGACCCTGATCATGAGGGCCAGGTTGTCAGCTATTGTCTTTCAGTTTTTCCAACAATATTGCTTCCCCACGGCGTGAAAAatcatttccttttttcatttaaGTTCCAAATACCTTTACTGCATTTGTACCAAGGTCCTTGAGCGAAATGTTTTGGCAGGACAATGCCACCTTCTAGCTCTGATATGGAATCGGGCTCCCCAAACTTGAGATCTTTAAGTCTGTAATGTTGCTTCATTTTACTGAGGTCTTTCATAAAGTGCTCCAGCTCCTGGGGATCTGAGAAGAGACATTGAACCTTCAACTTATGGTTCAGCTAAGTTTGCACGActagaacaaaaagaaactgcTTGTAAGCTGTGCTGTAATATGCTTCGTCGGCCTGCAGAAGTCAAGGTGATCTCATCAACTTACTACggaataccttgattgaaaaagatcatctgggtgattggagtcctgagaaggactgttgttagtgactgacgtttcgacaacctgtgcggaagccatcttcagagtcgaGTGGtagttttagtcagttgaaaattcaaaaaccctggtgagcgatttgattggtcagtagatagagtagccgttggtaaatgcgtgatgtaattggctgtgaagacgtttgcggagataggttatgcaaatagatgggttgtaaaatgagtaataaacaaggtgttactgttcctgttgagtaaacgtttgtaaggtgcgggaagaggttgacaacgatttagggcagtttgttctttgttagtaaaccagctctcgagtgtaattcgttgatagtagtcggtactgtaggttaaacacgtagcagagtcccagtcgattgtgtgacttgtttttaagtggtgttcggcgatgttattgttgaggtcaccccttttagtagctcgtttgtgttcggttagtcgcgtggcTAAGTTTCTGCCGgcctcaccgatataagtggcctgtcAGTCGGAACATTTGATCTtgtaaactgctcctggtctgtcttcaggTTTGTCTTTGCCGTCACCGCTTTGGCCTTTGCACGGTTAAGAAACAATTTTCGAATGATTTTGCAAGAGGGTCCATGAATATGGACGTCCTGGGCGTCACCCGTGCTATAGAGGTAGTTCGAGAACCTTAACCTAAAATCACGAAAAGGGTAATAGGTCTCGCAGAGCCCTGCAGCAGTAGATGCTCAATACAAAACGAGGCACCGCTACGACTTCAGCATTCTTTTACTTTATTTGTACATAATTGCATTATTTAATGAGTGGGTGTTCCGCGCGCAATCCTTTGACTGCATTCAGACCGGGGCTACAGAATGAAAGCAACCAATCAATGATGAAATTGAAccaaaagacaaaataaaaaattaaagtaaaataaagaaggataaaaaattaaaaagaaaaaagtactAACCAATTGTCTTTCCGGATGCCAGGGCATTTTTTGCGCGGTTAAGGCATTCCTCGTCATTCGGGTTGAGTGTACAATGTTTGGCTTCAATTGCAGTCATTAAGCATTCCAAATATACAACAAGTTTTGTTCTTGAAAGCTCGTTAACGAattctttgatttcttgtaaaCTAAAGCAAACGCGTTCTTGAAGGATGCGAGATCTGAGGGAGTCAAGCATCAAACAAATACCGGCGCTCTGTCCTTCCTTGCGGACATTGTATAGTTTCTCTAGAAATTTCAGGAAGGTGACTTGATTCAGGCACTTGCTCACAAGTGGAAAAGTCAGACTGTTGCTTTTGGAAAGGCAGTTTTCTATTGTTACGGCAGTCTTCGACATTCCTGTAAATCTGAGGTGCTTCAGTTCATCTTTAAGTTTTTTCAACTCTGTTTTTGATACAATGTTAGAAAGAATGATTTGACGCTTCATATCATTAAAATCTGAGACGATTTCCTGGTATCTGAGACTGTGCAGAATGAGAGTTCCGCACTTCGGACATTTCTTCTGTTTAATCTCATATTCGTCACAATCAATACGAGCCTCAGCAATCAAGCTGTCTATTCTGCCCACCTCAAAGACGTGACCACAATCCACCAGTTTTATAAATATAGCTTCTTTGTCTCCGTTGGTTGTTAACCCATCAGCATCTGTGCTACAAATGCGGCATACCTGAGGACAAATATCTCCGCAGATCCCGATGCAGGGATGACCACAAGAGAGCTGTTCGTGACAAGGTTTGTCGCACTTCAATCCCTTGTTCGGTTcagtgtaaatttctgtgttgtTGTGATGTGGGCACTCTCTTCCATAGCTTGCAAGCCCGCGACAAGGATGACAGCATTTTTGCTTGCAGATCATGCATATCTCTGAACATGGGGGACATGGTCGGACACAAGCATCTAAACATTTATGTCCACAAGGTAGGGTGCGTTCGCATTGAAAATAACAAGGCTGGTGAAGGCGCCCTTGTAGGCAAGTAAGGCAGTTGCCTGTTGGTCAAAAGAAGGACAGTTCAAACACTAGTGTTTTATGATTAGTAACGACATCTTTCGAATTCACGCCTACTGAAAAGGAATTGCACTGATTTAAGTTCTGTGTACCTTAGCTGAAAATTTGGTCAGGACTTCTGGAGACAATTGGAAAGTTGCATTTTTGGTTCATGATCGTGAACAATCCGTTAACCCTATACCCAGTTTTTGAACTACCAGTACTATATATAATGATCGGTCACGATTTAATCTCTAATATTCTTGTACTAATTATTGTCCCTTCCCCAGATGAAATCTAGTTCATGTAATTAATGATTTCTTCACCTTGGCAAGGGTGCCCACACTCCAGTGCACCACAAGGCTCTTGGCATACAATGTCAGTTGGGGCAACTGAGCACTCTGCCATAATTGTATGACCGCAGCGAAATGCTTGTTTTTGCACCAAATGTTTGCACTTAAATTCGGCGGGATCCATTGAACAGGGGACGTCCTGCATATGGCCGCACATTGGAATGCACTTTGGCACTTTCACCATACAGGGACCGCAATCTTCACTGCATTTCTTGGAGCATGGATGCCCGCTGCCACATCTTCTTGTGCACTGCATTTGGCATGCAAATTCTCCTTTGTGCTCAGTATCCACGGGATGGCATGGAAAGGTACATTGATGTTCACAGTCAGGCATTTTGAACTGGCATGGCTCAGTGCAACCTCCACGAGGAGCCTTTAGAAAATCTTTCGCTGTAGATGCTTCAATACCATTTTGAGGATGATTTTGACAGACCAGTTTGAGGTGTGTTCCAAGGCTTTTGTGTTCACGTAAGTCGTTAATGATTTTGTGCCAGATACCAGAGTTGTGTTCTTCCAAAAGCTTGGCGTTTCCAAGTATGAAGAAACCTTTTCGAGCTCTAGATAATGCAACGCAGACTCTGTTTTCGATTTTAAGAAAGCCAATTTTCTTACTGCGAACAAGGGACAGGAGAATGATGTCACTTTCTTCTCCTTGAAAGTTGTCCACTGAAGTGACCCGAACACCTTCAAAATATCCCTCTTTCTCTTCATTTAACATCTCTCGTCGAAGGTTGTGAAGCTGCCCACTGTAGGCTGTCAAAACTGCAATCTGTTCACGCTGGTAACCTTGTTGAATGAGGTAACGGCACAAAGCAGTCAGGAGTTTTGCTTCATGGAGATTGGATTTACTGCTCCCTTCTTTCACTTCCTCATCCTAAGAAGTGTATTTTACACCAAATGAGAGATATATCACATACTGTTTGGCTACTTATCCTAAATGAAAAGAATCAGAGTTTTATGTTTTGCAAGCTGACCTCAGCGTGAGGTTAAGTGCCAAATTTTAGCGAATTAAATTTCGGTATGTATTGTCAACCAACAAGCGTGCGCAAATTGTTTCAGGGCAAATACGTCATATATGAAGCAATGTACTCGATATTTTCTCTACGATCCAAGAATCAGCGAGGATATGCATGCTATAAATTGGATCGTAAACACTTCAACCATGTTATGACACAGCTTTATTATCAATAGAAGGAAGACATAGAAAACTGATGTCCAtttattaaatcaataaatctGATGTGGGACCTCGCTTGTCTGGTCAGGTTGCCTGGATTGCTGGTATGACTGTTATATTTCCTTGACTAAAGCAGGAAAAAAGTATTTAAACTCCTTCAGAATTTGGATCAATGACTTGAAGTGAATTATTCAATGAAGAAGCGCTATTAGGAGCGAACCTATTTACACCGCTCTAACGCAGAAGCTAGGCTACCTTAAACTTTCTGGACATCTTGTTTGACCTAAACTCCTCTTGCAATAAAGATAAACAATCGAATGCCAATCAATGCTTTCCTAACGGCAGTTTGTTCCTCATTCCCTGAGCTTGTGGCTGCTTAATTATTGTTCTATTTAGGTGGTTTTTTTGATCATGTGATTAGCGGCCATATTTGgtggaaaaaaaatcctttggaaAAAAGTCCACTTCCCGAATGGATATCTTCTCCACGAACTTGGCCGCccttttggtttttgtttctgttttttgtttttattttcgtaTGTATGGCGACCTTGACGTCACGTGAAGAGTGCCCCTAAATTCTTAACCTTACCTCAGGCTCGTTATGATCCAAGAAAAACACATTTCTTTCCACACCTAGCAGATTTTCAAACTCCAGCACGGAAGAGTGGTTTTTTAGTTTTGGCTCGACATAAATGTGATCCAACAACCTGGCGATTTCTGGCCTCATTCGGTGCTGCAAATTCAACCTCTCAAATTTAATTCCGTTCTTTACCATTCTCTCAAACAAGGACACGTCCAAAGCGAATTTTGTCTCAAGCTCGTATACTTTAGGACTTGGACGAAGTTGCTGGTGATCACCAATCAGAATCAAATGTTGACATGCGGGAGTTAGAGAAGTGACAATGTGCGCCTCAAACACTTCAGCGGCTTCCTCAACTATAGTGATCACAGGTTTTAGATCTTGCAATACTTTGCGATTCTTTGCGGCACCTAAATGCAAAAATGCAAGAACAGGTTGGGGCTATGAATAACTTGAAATCACCTTTGGTACACTACGCGATGCCAGACCATCAATCATACCCCAAGGTGGAGAAAGGGTGCACAAAGTGAAGTTTCTTCACAAAGGAACGCACGCGAGGTCACTATTTTCCTACCTAAAGATTTGAGACCTATGCGACGTTTTTTTACCTCAAGGCTGCCTACATCACCACATAAATCTTCCTTATAACTTATATCAGTTACTCATCAGTAGGCACCTGTAGTAGTCATTCCAACGACATCTGCATTCTTCAGAATTTGATAATCTTGTTGCTCTCTCAGTTCTTGGAGCTCTTTTGCGGTATTATCAAGCATCTCTTGCAACTGAAATATGCTCTCATGGCAACTTTCTTCAACACTGTGGACCCATCTGCGGTACAGACGCCAACGATCCTCCTTATCACATAGTTTCCACACATCGTCGACCTGAAAGACCGTTTAACAACATAATCATGAACATTTTTGAGAGGACACCATCACGCTCTTATTTTAAAGCTAGCAAAATTCTTGAGCTGTTTAGCGACTCTAAGACAAACAGTTTAAAATAACTTTATCTAAAGATACTAGTAGCATTTGTCATCGTGACCTTGTAATTAGTGATATTCTGTCAGATCAAACCCGGTTTTATGTTGGTTATTTTTGTATTACTTCCTGAAAAAAggtgtagttaaaaaaataGCTTAACTTCTCTACTCAATCTCCCCCCTCAGCCCTAATCGTGGCGCGTTATGATAtttcttattattgtttttgattGGAAACACTCCCCAACTCCTAAATGAAAGCTATGTAGCTTTAGTAATCGAGTGCCTTCAGGAAACTGCTTGCAGTTCAACAACAATGCGTGAGAAGTGAATATTCAACAGCATCTTAGTTTTAGGATCCTTCTTCTGCCTTTTTCCCTGCTGCCTATTCTAAGAAACATTTGTACTCTCCCAATACAGACCTGAATGACTTCGTCTTCACTCATCATGTCACCTTTCTTCAGCTCTTTCCGGATGATATCTTTTATCTTTTGTCTAATACGACGGGCATTCTGATACTGAAAACCACCTTCACTTGGAGTTGCAGCGGAGCTGGTTTCTCTCATTCCATCCAACACTGGGCTGGTATCAAAACGGATAAGTTCGTCACTTTCCAAAATTCTATGGTCCTCCAATACGTCAACATCGAATTTAAAACTCGGAGATTTCCACTTCGTGCCAGTGTTAGATTCTCTAGCTTCATCTTTCCGATCCGaatcttcttcctcctcctctgCTTTTCCATCTGTTTCCAGAGATGATAGCTCCTTGTTGTTGATGACACTTCCTAGGAATGAATAAACATTGAGTGATTGCGTGATTGAACCTATAACCTTAGGCAGAGGTGTTGGGACACTTGTACAATTCGCAGGCAGTAGACCTTTATCCTCCCCCTCTTATCTCCCTTACCCAATGCCCCCATTGAATGTCGTATTAGAAGTACAAGACCCCAATGCAACCCTTGAGGGAAACGTTTATTTAGTACTGACAATATCTAATTGGGGAAATAGCGGTTTCCTGGGGTTTCTCGTTGCATTAGATGGGGAATGCATttcggtgtttttttttgtatctggCGTGACATAAGTCGTTTTGCTCTCTTACTCTTATCAGTCTGTTATGGTGACGGTGAAATTTTAGttagcttaagcaaacacgacgtcgacggaagcaagaacgtcacctgaaaatgtaactttgcgtttcaGTCTGCAATCATTGttcaattatttaaagtcattatgcttgaaaaatgtgttctaactatcctggaattaaattggaaccagcgcttaggacatgagaagacaaaattgaacatttgtcatcatatgctcacttcgtccacacaactgcaaaacaggtcatttcacgtcgtagaaagaacgagaacgtcttcaaaatgtcaaaaaatgagaaatgcacgtgcaaagcgtgcaaaaacactgtttttcattgtcaaatatgcacatATGTGGGGTTTTTGtggccgtcgtcgtcgtggttacTTAAGCTCCCTCGAACGTACCATGTTAAAGTTGTACAACGTGCATGTTGAAACGTTGTTATGTTGTTACGTTGTTGCACGTTGAGGTCTCGTCGTAGTGTAGtaagaatatatttttttcttacaaatCACCAAAGGCGTGGACTGTTATCGTGAAAACTAGTTGTATTCCACTTACCTTCGCGTGCGATGCCTCCAACTGCCTGGATATTTTCAAGTGTTAGTGCCTCGTCATAGATGTGCAAATGAGAAATCCTTGCTGAAAATTCACTTTCTGAACAAGTGCTTCCTTTGACACTTATCTGAATAGAAAACTGCGTCGCTAGAGACAGACCTTTTCCAATATGtgaattttttacttcaattcCGTCATGCCACAGACTTGCAAATCCCGTTTCAAAGTCATAAGAGGCACCAACGAAATTCCACTCATTACAATTCAACGCGTGCGCTCTGATAGAATTTTCTGAAGGGCTAAGGTCTCTGTGAATAAAACAAGCTGACAGCTCTCCTTTTCCACTTTCGTCAAATTCACAAACAAACTGCACACCCAGATTATCAGGGTCATAGCTTATTACAAGCTTGCTGTTTCTCACAGGGTAAACAAATGCGAGTATCGTAATGGAAGTCTCTGCATCCACTATCCCACCGTCAAAATTTGGAATTATGATGTTAGAATCAGGCGTTCCCTTTAGTTGCAACGACCCTAGAGGATGTCCCTTCGGTCCTGGTCCAGGAATGACATCTTTTGAAACAATGGCAAGTTCGTTTTGAGAAAAATACTCCAGGCTCTGGCAGGTGGCATCGAATGGGAACATTGCGCGAGGTTTGACAAAACCTATCAATGACAACGGGTTTGAAGATGAGCAAAGTCTGTCATGTTAAAACACTGAATGTTTACCTTGCAGAGCAGGCATGTTTAGTTATGGTGCTTACACGCTGCCTTCTTGGATGATGAAAGGGATAGAGGGTGGAGGGATTCAAGGGGAAAGGGTAATTAGCTTGCAATGTCCCCAGCTCTTTCTCATCTACACGTCCACACCTTACTCTGGTTCCAAACAAACGGCCTGATGTTCGAAACAACATAAATACCGCCTGTTCTGTCACGGTGACTCCTTACAGGTGATCCTGAACAGATGGTTCCCGGACTGGGGAGAGCTTGAGATATGCCTAAGATTGCACTCAATAAGATACATGGCGACTTCTATGAAGTCCACTCACCCCTctcgtaaacttcaccatcacgTCTGGCGAGGAATACGTACAAAAtaggtcacaaagtgtcctcctaactataTTCTTCACATAAACAGTAACCACAATCCTTA
Protein-coding sequences here:
- the LOC136913198 gene encoding NFX1-type zinc finger-containing protein 1-like, which produces MKDDEVIVLMKVLSKACSCENQARLDEMFCSFQSSSKLTQRVMGLLDTIIRKKCKELRTRGACLETITDILNIVSSSLNRFRNSSFRSHVLVKVHKAVMSLSHSKKLVNKEAINILQELMRLKKKGELEDNTQRSHRFVFNGTHPNFSGRPPENFRDLSIVPTLIDILAEGGYGQRPFVRKNIVQGSYEDVEHYLDIQFRLFREDFLGPLRNGIQLLMATRGNGEDRRLKDVWIYNNAKVLKPLYTSSGVRHKLKFHVKEFEGVQWETTKRLTFGSLLCLSKDNFRTLVFATVAERNLQDVRRGVIEIRIVSPPSEDRLRKGDVYQMVESIAFFEGYRPVLIGLQGMSSQDFPFKKYIVHVKNEDINPPSYLRVGDDKEQVVFDFTPILPSKDNYRDADPERSRPALVKEEDSLFEEEVSRSNVSVLDLASWPSAKDLELDDSQVKALQLALTKEFAVIQGPPGTGKTFIGLKIAKMLLHNRDVWSADGFGGPILVVCYTNHALDQFLEGILEFHPEGIIRVGGRSQSEKLKACGLSALKTEMIKNKQFPKGLRCAFAEVKNEMKELADFIGFCDKTLEELRGRLFHEDELKQAATSMTRTHYDSLVKGSNVASRERAKKNESAIPEWLGLPVPPMDPYQDGFVKPRAMFPFDATCQSLEYFSQNELAIVSKDVIPGPGPKGHPLGSLQLKGTPDSNIIIPNFDGGIVDAETSITILAFVYPVRNSKLVISYDPDNLGVQFVCEFDESGKGELSACFIHRDLSPSENSIRAHALNCNEWNFVGASYDFETGFASLWHDGIEVKNSHIGKGLSLATQFSIQISVKGSTCSESEFSARISHLHIYDEALTLENIQAVGGIAREGSVINNKELSSLETDGKAEEEEEDSDRKDEARESNTGTKWKSPSFKFDVDVLEDHRILESDELIRFDTSPVLDGMRETSSAATPSEGGFQYQNARRIRQKIKDIIRKELKKGDMMSEDEVIQVDDVWKLCDKEDRWRLYRRWVHSVEESCHESIFQLQEMLDNTAKELQELREQQDYQILKNADVVGMTTTGAAKNRKVLQDLKPVITIVEEAAEVFEAHIVTSLTPACQHLILIGDHQQLRPSPKVYELETKFALDVSLFERMVKNGIKFERLNLQHRMRPEIARLLDHIYVEPKLKNHSSVLEFENLLGVERNVFFLDHNEPEDEEVKEGSSKSNLHEAKLLTALCRYLIQQGYQREQIAVLTAYSGQLHNLRREMLNEEKEGYFEGVRVTSVDNFQGEESDIILLSLVRSKKIGFLKIENRVCVALSRARKGFFILGNAKLLEEHNSGIWHKIINDLREHKSLGTHLKLVCQNHPQNGIEASTAKDFLKAPRGGCTEPCQFKMPDCEHQCTFPCHPVDTEHKGEFACQMQCTRRCGSGHPCSKKCSEDCGPCMVKVPKCIPMCGHMQDVPCSMDPAEFKCKHLVQKQAFRCGHTIMAECSVAPTDIVCQEPCGALECGHPCQGNCLTCLQGRLHQPCYFQCERTLPCGHKCLDACVRPCPPCSEICMICKQKCCHPCRGLASYGRECPHHNNTEIYTEPNKGLKCDKPCHEQLSCGHPCIGICGDICPQVCRICSTDADGLTTNGDKEAIFIKLVDCGHVFEVGRIDSLIAEARIDCDEYEIKQKKCPKCGTLILHSLRYQEIVSDFNDMKRQIILSNIVSKTELKKLKDELKHLRFTGMSKTAVTIENCLSKSNSLTFPLVSKCLNQVTFLKFLEKLYNVRKEGQSAGICLMLDSLRSRILQERVCFSLQEIKEFVNELSRTKLVVYLECLMTAIEAKHCTLNPNDEECLNRAKNALASGKTIDPQELEHFMKDLSKMKQHYRLKDLKFGEPDSISELEGGIVLPKHFAQGPWYKCSKGHVYSAPAKSIKHEDAVRCEACFAATKRNNKTKEEVSEGGKRPNQEAAHKFPLFPVLPRRIPGTRSRKYRY